The sequence below is a genomic window from Paramisgurnus dabryanus chromosome 4, PD_genome_1.1, whole genome shotgun sequence.
ACGAAGAGTGTGGCAGCTGTGTACGGCGGTCGAGGGTTCGAGTCATTCCAGTACAGATCTCTCTCCATCATGGGCAAATCTCCATACATCTCATCTACTGCCATCATAGACACCTTCAAACCAATACAGACAGAAAAACAACTTCAGTCCTATATACAATGTATTGAAGGAATGAAGGAatgaataaattataaatggCACCTGGAAGTTTCTATCAATAAGCCAGTTGGTCTCaaaatcatcatcatcctcTCCAAATGGATTTATGAGTTGCTCTGCCACCTGACATATGTTTACAAAGtgacataaaacaataaaaagaaagaaatggtaGAGCTCAGAGGAtgtgaaaaacaaaaaacagctaTAAAAATGACAAGTTATTCTTatgattattttgtttaaagatttttaaCGACATCTAGTGGTAAGACTATGAATTGCAttcaacggctcagtccacagctcccCTCCAtagaaacgcatagagaagctacggtagccgccacaggacaaacacgtcatcgtctgagacaacatagtgataaaatgtactttataaAGCAGTTTGCCCATTtcgctactgtagaaacatgacgcaGACTTTCATGAcctgcggtgtatgtagataaaaacagccATTTCTAATAtagttatattgcatttctctcGATCTTTCTAAAAGTCTCACATTGCACCttttactctttccccgccattgattagttaactcgtcaattaagagaaaacgcctTCCTGTCAAAGATGAGTTTTTCTGGCAATtcgtatttccgctattatgcACCAGGTGGCGCTTTTACCCAACTTTTAAAACCCGAAAGTATTCCCTTAGGGCAAACCGTTCAAACTCCGTGtgtgttttgatcatcgttctgaatctgatctctatcaaaaatccttcacaaaaattcaattatctcagctttttgctcaaaattttgtctttttgaagaaacctgcccatatttgagaggtgataaaaaaggatgaaacacattttttttttcacttgatatattgtatgtttatatatttaaaatgttcttatacgcattaaacttttgtgaaaatcataaaaaatgctggcactgactagcaacattttttttaaacactggcggggaaagagttaacagtaAGCTATTTAAACCTGTGGACGTGGTAATATACAATGATAGGAGGAGTATCTAATAAATATTTAGTAAAGCATCAGGGTGGGTCCTGACCTTCAACCAGCCAGCATAGAAGAAGAACTGCAGAAGGGTAAAGACTGGAACGTAGAGGTCAAGGTCGTGGCCAGGATAACCCTGACTAGGGTCAAGAAACTGACGACCAATCAGACACACCAGGAAGAAACTGTACACTGCCAGAGTCACAACCTGTGGTGGGAATCATGATGCATAAATATGATAACATGTTCATACACTTTCATCAAACATATTCAACTAATCGATGGCTTTatatcttaaaggtgcagtgtgtagattttaacAGCATCTTGCAATGAGATTCCGAATTGCAACCTAGGCTAAGTCCACAGttcacccctccctttcaaaACACATAGAGCACCTATGGTGTTGTTTTATGAGACAATGTGGCGAAAAAGCgtgctctgtagagcagtttgtctgtttagggctactgtaaaaacatggcggtgccaaatggcgacttccatgttaAAGGACCTGCTGTGTATGTAGATataaacggctcattctaaggtaataaacacataacagttcattatgtaaggtctttatacaccactgataatatagttatatatattatattgcatttctgtcaagagatccttctgaaagttacacactgcacctttaaacagaTGTAACTGACCTGTGTATAGACCAATGGTACACTGATCATGTCATAGTGAAAAAGCATGCTGCATTTTCCTCTGAAATCATTCAACTCctattataaacaaaaacaaatagagACAGCTAGAAAAACAGAGAgcaatatgtttacaaaaactcACTTGAGGGGTATCACAATATAAACTACCTGTATTGTCAATAACcgcaataataaaaatatacaggCTACATTCAGTAGttacaaattaacacaaaataagagATGAATTTGACTAACAGAATGATTAAATATGCGGTTTTAAACACTGATGCTATCGCGATAATATCGTCGCCGTGGCTTCTTTGGCATTCTGTAGTGGTATTGTGATATTGTGCCTGACTCAAACAGCTGTATTTGTTGTAGTTTTGTGTGAGTTACCTCCAGTAGGAGTTTGTAAGTGTTATCATCTTTAATTCTGCCCTCACATCGAGCGACTGCGGTCAGGTTTGTGAACCACACACAAGGCACCCAGTACTTATTATAGGGCGAGTGCAAGCTCTCAAACTTCTTACGCTCCTCTCTTGTcataaaacctaaaaaaaagaGGCATTTATAttcaaatgtaaattttttagACTACACTGCCTTTCAAAATGTTTACTTACACATTCTTTATTCATTATATTTCCACATTACATTATTTTTCCATCTATGTGTGAAACAAATCTTTTATATTGTATCATCTTTGGTGTCCGACAAGAATATAGGCCTAAATGCAGGTTTACCTGCTTCAACAACATGATCCATAGTCGGGAATCTCTTGAATGCGGCTGTGCTGACGGAGCGCAGAATGAGGATCGCGGACAAACTCGCGTAGCGCATCAGCGTGCGTCGCAGCAATCTGCCGCGCTCGTCCCCGCCCTGCACGCCCCCCGAGAGCGTGCACATGATCCGGTCCGGTAGCGGAATGGAGGTGTACTGACTCCACCATCGGTTCACTATTAACGTTACGTAAAACCCTGCAcaccaataaaaaaaacattcgaGTCATTTTCTTGGGTTATAATAAATATCAGTTCATTGTTTTATCTTATGGATATCGATCCATACTATTAAGGAATCTTGTTagttaattaaaatacagtaggCTAATAACAAACAGTTGTTTAATAGATTTATTGTCCAGGAAAGATTGATAATTTTAAGATTGATAAAAAGCACAAAAGCTTTAGCAagatgttttattattttattaaaaaataaattacaaaattgTGTACACTaacaaatttctgtaattttttaaatcattattacTGTAACATTTACTGTAGAATCATACAGGAAGTTGCTGcacattttacagtgtataataaAATTTAATCTAATAGGCTTTAATAATTGTAAAGTTTGTAATGGTCCAAAATATGAACAagctttttatttacattttttataacattataGGTGTGAACAAAAGTTACATTCTCTGATATTAGGGTAGGCCCTACAtccttttcatttaaaatgtaaaatttatttAGTAATACTTCTTGCCAAataaaatttttacatttaaaaaatatacataataatagaAAGATTTTTTGTTTTCAAATAATTTCAAACAAATCTCTACATTTTTAcactataaaatgtaaaaaaaaaatgctttagtTATGGAGCTGGCtaccagtaacttactgtagatttaacaTTAAACGTTAACCATTATGTATActgttttaaatgtttgaaaattaaacattaacaagtctgtgtctttacagaataaaactataaaataaccgcttcatgcaaagcattctgggaaccagaaatcctcatcaatcattttcagttttttccttcagattttggttcccagaatgctttgcatgaggctgttattttgcttttattccataaagataaagacttgttaatgtttaatgttcatttaactttaaacaaactgttgccatcTACAAATaacatctacagtaagttactggcaaacagctggcagtaatactgtaatttcgaCAGAACATTTGAACAGTGTAAATCTACAAATTAAATTACTTGTAATCGTATACGTTTAATGCATATACGCTGGCaaatttgcttttttaaatgttgtgtAACCCATATTGTATTTGTACTATACGTTTAGTAAAACTCTCTAAAATAACACCATTTTCGTTttaaatttataatttatttctatCCGTAAATTTTGCTTTGCCATACATAATAAAAACAGTGTCCTTTTTTAGATCaagtttataaatatttaaattaaactgttCAATAAATCTAAAGAAACTTAACCATTATGTTGTTTTCTTTCAGTTAAGCCGCTTTAAAACATCGCGCATACATGAACGTGAGGAAGGCGCTAAATCGATTATGAATCGACTCGGATTCAATTGAATGTCTGTATAATCTCAGTGATTTTGCGATTATGCTGTCGGGGGTTTTCGTACCTAATACAAAAGACATTGGGATAAGGCTGGCGTAGTGGTTGCAGTACATGGAAAGCTTTTCAAAGTATCTCTTCTGATCATCCAAAAGGAGAAATCTGCAGAGAAAACGAGTCATCAAATATGACTTTATATCAAAGCATCAGATAAGGACTATGATAAAATGCACGCACCTGTATGTGAGACTGATAGCCGTGTAGAGGGCGAAGAAAGCCAGAAACTCTTTGTAAAGGACTTTATAGATGCTTCCCTTCCACACCAGCAGCAGTTTGGAGAAGCCACAGAAACGCGCATTGGCCACTCTGGCGGTGTAAGTGACCGTCATTACGCACCATTGATCCCCTTACAAATCAAAGCTTATAACCCTGCTGAAAGATACAATACAACCACTAATGGCTTTCATTACCAGTATGAACCATCAGCTGCTTACCACACTGTAAGAAAATACTacattttgtcaaatcaacatatatttctactttaccttacaaaattaagttaaacaattttaactaGTTTTTATAACTATTTCAACtattcacaggtcaaaacttaaaatactagcttgaattgaattgtaaaaccaagtttttttaacttttaagtgattaaaaccattacaaaattattttgtggGTCTTATTTCAGTATGATTTAATGGTGTTCTGTTTGTTCCCGGATAATAAACCCACATTACAGTAGAGGCCCATAGACCCCTTCTGtgtctaaaatataaaataaaatatgtgaaGATTAACTAAGCTGACgtttgctattttttttatttgggcCTTTTTCTAAAATTATCAGAAATATTTTGTTGGATGTTATTCGATATTTTTCAACAGCTTTTATTTAGAGTCTATATGATACACAGATGTGTCCGATATGATGTTGCTATGATCCCGTGGGACAAACTTCATGCAAAATATTAAGAACCGGTGAATGTGGGTTTACTATAAACATACTGAACTACATCAGCAGGTGTTTAGTTTCCCATAAGGTGTGGAAAGCAACCAATCATATCTCCACAATCTACACTGCATGGCATTTTACAACATCTCTCTTACTAAAACTATGTGAATGAACtaaattaataaacaaaatgataCATACTTACCCTTTCACCTTGAGATAACAGATAtgtttaaatgcatattaatgTAGGATACTCCAGAGGACCTGCGTATTACGCATCCAGGCAGGCTGCAAGTGTTTATGTTGTGAGATGGAGTCAACCGCTCTTGTAATCTGGAGGTGGGACTtcaaatgaagaaaaaaacCTGACAACCCATCCAGAGTCATAAGGAGTGTGGTAAAGCTATTTATCACAATTGCAAGTATACATGCCTTTAACTTGTTTCAATATTTCAGGCAAGAGTGTTCCTGTCAAATCTGTAACATTAAAGAGCAGGGACCCActgtgacaacttgccccacAAATTATTTTCATCAAAGAGCAAAATGTTAACTAAGCTGGATCTTTTtcttttccctggacaataatGTTACAAATTTCTTGTATATGCAAGACTTTGAAATATCTtagaaaataattataaaaaaaaacactaacgaaataaaggtacaaaaccctttcaaaaagtacagctttgcacctaaggatttcattttagtacctcagacgTACATAATGGGACCAAa
It includes:
- the best2 gene encoding bestrophin-2a — translated: MTVTYTARVANARFCGFSKLLLVWKGSIYKVLYKEFLAFFALYTAISLTYRFLLLDDQKRYFEKLSMYCNHYASLIPMSFVLGFYVTLIVNRWWSQYTSIPLPDRIMCTLSGGVQGGDERGRLLRRTLMRYASLSAILILRSVSTAAFKRFPTMDHVVEAGFMTREERKKFESLHSPYNKYWVPCVWFTNLTAVARCEGRIKDDNTYKLLLEELNDFRGKCSMLFHYDMISVPLVYTQVVTLAVYSFFLVCLIGRQFLDPSQGYPGHDLDLYVPVFTLLQFFFYAGWLKVAEQLINPFGEDDDDFETNWLIDRNFQVSMMAVDEMYGDLPMMERDLYWNDSNPRPPYTAATLFVLRKPSFQGSTFDMTVPKEEMHFQPLEDIAENREQSALRNRNLALFNRLLSTAPSPTGFMSGALRRTSAQLHRLTRPASHDPSFSEEDEEKEEESMEKSLETAASTPSGLGLDTTQSTTCSCGGTCPPLSTVMIHQERGDGRSEDERSFKNSEEGNKDAMRSVVPKIPPPTLQTPTVRQHQLAKTARQSLLLTLDQVKPHLDSLSATNRSVPDFFSFQLISDKVMTPNVKAESGLSLLTVPSLEVSAFTKNSEGERMVTD